In the genome of Cryptomeria japonica chromosome 8, Sugi_1.0, whole genome shotgun sequence, one region contains:
- the LOC131061551 gene encoding MADS-box protein GGM13, producing the protein MEQVGEKQTKWRRLTPPRRRQGTPTAPASLSSTSFFKSRMKAPKKCLKNMRKIIERYQKASGARLSDFDNQHLFCEMSRMKNENEKLQADIRHLMGEDLEFLPIAELHQLEQQLELSANRVRARKSQLWHQQVDNLRRKERQLEEQKSQLICRLVAEQAAVEGAAAECAMMDMGVLYGGESSRNAAPAPLHYNMINTNTNANTMQLQMQMQMQMQMQGAAAFRLQPTQPNLQDNPMQRPPLQLWYIAFLLAEDVK; encoded by the exons ATGGAGCAAGTGGGAGAAAAGCAAACCAAGTGGAGGAGATTAACTCCTCCACGTAGACGCCAAGGTACTCCGACGGCACCTGCAAGCCTCAGTTCTACTTCCTTCTTCAAGTCGCGAATGAAGGCACCGAAAAAGTGCCTTAAAAA CATGAGGAAGATCATAGAGAGATATCAGAAAGCATCAGGAGCTCGCCTTTCCGATTTCGATAATCAG CATCTGTTCTGCGAGATGTCAAGAATGAAGAATGAGAACGAAAAACTTCAAGCCGATATCAG GCATCTCATGGGCGAAGATCTCGAGTTTTTGCCAATTGCGGAGCTGCATCAGTTGGAACAGCAACTCGAACTCTCTGCCAATCGTGTTCGTGCTAGAAAG AGTCAACTGTGGCATCAACAAGTAGATAACCTACGAAGAAAG GAGAGGCAACTGGAGGAGCAAAAGAGTCAACTAATTTGCCGACTA GTGGCAGAGCAAGCAGCAGTGGAAGGGGCTGCTGCAGAGTGTGCAATGATGGATATGGGAGTGTTGTATGGAGGGGAATCAAGCAGAAATGCCGCACCTGCACCACTTCATTACAATATGATCAATACCAATACGAATGCGAATACAATGCAGCTTCAAATGCAGATGCAGATGCAGATGCAGATGCAAGGAGCGGCTGCTTTTCGTCTGCAGCCAACTCAGCCCAATCTCCAGGACAACCCAATGCAGCGACCACCTCTTCAACTCTG GTATATTGCCTTTCTCTTAGCAGAGGACGTTAAGTAG